One window of the Colletotrichum lupini chromosome 9, complete sequence genome contains the following:
- a CDS encoding FAD/FMN-containing dehydrogenase gives MASLEASPEFRGSHPAASTLKQIASDAPKLKNLTTNCSNLLVYTNSAEKYEEVRSFFNANMTQQPFAIIRPRTEAEVVAVIKELKAQDIPFGLRSGGHDLTFGQAQSKDGVILDLRSLDSILIAEDKKSVRVGGGIMGIKLARFLQQHKLVTPHGWCPTVSIAGWAMGGGYGYTSAYHGLGADQILGARVVLANGDIVDTNDHPDLLWALCGAGNGNFGVVVKLQLKVYPQTGFLAGFLGFPNDQVGEVLKKFGEFERNLPVNFTGEATHMALPGVGPVFAWLFAWTSENDDLEEGWAFFEKMKSLGTPVLNTVAEVDDFTFFNAIPSPTNVHWYPRLRMFEYFTPGTASAFGSNSPPGATSATVIHAAHGRAIEANPSVCYPLRKRHRIAAPSGGVIDTTAQAAEYEEYKKWADDLVDSLSEQGQMLPYGNRNLGPERDMDWVSTYGEDTLSRLREIKQKFDPENVFKTGVGVGRTVVIIFVCGTLSSETTQSATLKSLMPPKNYMPSFKAFSFVDVVGHYHGWFFTASSIQ, from the exons ATGGCATCACTTGAGGCTTCACCAGAGTTCCGGGGGTCTCACCCCGCAGCATCGACGCTGAAGCAGATCGCTTCAGATGCACCCAAGCTGAAAAACCTCACAACGAACTGCTCCAATCTTTTGGTATACACGAACTCGGCCGAGAAGTATGAGGAAGTTCGAAGCTTCTTCAACGCGAACATGACCCAACAGCCGTTCGCAATCATCAGGCCGAGGACCGAAGCTGAAGTCGTGGCCGTCATCAAGGAGCTGAAAGCTCAAGACATCCCATTCGGCCTCAGGAGCGGTGGGCATGACTTGACATTCGGGCAGGCACAGAGCAAAGACGGCGTCATCTTGGACCTGAGAAGTCTCGACAGCATCCTCATCGCCGAGGATAAAAAGTCCGTCCGCGTTGGCGGCGGCATCATGGGCATCAAACTCGCGCGCTTTCTGCAACAGCACAAGCTCGTTACCCCCCACGGCTGGTGTCCGACTGTCAGCATCGCTGGCTGGGCTATGGGGGGTGGTTACGGATACACGAGCGCTTACCATGGGCTAGGCGCTGACCAAATCCTCGGTGCGCGTGTTGTTCTCGCGAACGGCGACATCGTCGACACGAACGATCATCCTGATTTGCTCTGGGCTCTTTGCGGCGCTGGCAACGGCAACTTTGGTGTTGTAGTCAAGCTGCAACTCAAGGTGTATCCCCAGACAGGCTTCTTGGCGGGCTTTCTCGGATTTCCCAATGATCAGGTTGGCGAAGTGTTGAAGAAGTTTGGTGAATTTGAGAGGAATTTGCCTGTCAATTTCACTGGCGAAGCCACTCACATGGCTCTCCCAGGCGTTGGTCCCGTATTTGCCTGGCTGTTTGCTTGGACGTCAGAGAATGATGACCTGGAAGAGGGTTGGGCTTTCTTTGAGAAGATGAAGTCTCTTGGTACGCCTGTTCTTAACACGGTGGCAGAAG TGGACGACTTTACGTTTTTCAATGCAATCCCCTCGCCGACTAATGTCCATTGGTATCCTCGACTGAGGATGTTCGAATATTTCACTCCAGGAACAGCCAGTGCGTTCGGCAGCAATTCACCACCGGGTGCAACCTCGGCTACTGTCATCCATGCCGCTCATGGTCGAGCCATCGAGGCGAACCCGTCAGTGTGTTATCCTCTGCGCAAGAGGCATCGCATAGCAGCTCCCTCGGGTGGTGTCATCGATACCACCGCACAGGCGGCGGAATATGAAGAGTATAAGAAGTGGGCGGATGATTTGGTCGACTCCCTCTCAGAACAAGGCCAAATGCTTCCATACGGGAACCGTAACCTGGGCCCTGAAAGGGACATGGATTGGGTATCAACATATGGCGAGGACACCCTGTCAAGGCTCAGGGAGATCAAGCAGAAGTTCGACCCGGAAAATGTCTTCAAAACGGG CGTTGGTGTTGGTCGTACGGTGGTCATAATT TTTGTCTGTGGCACTTTGTCTTCTGAAACGACTCAGTCAGCCACTTTGAAGTCCCTGATGCCCCCAAAGAATTACATGCCGTCGTTCAAGGCTTTCTCTT TTGTCGATGTGGTCGGCCATTATCATGGCTGGTTCTTTACCGCCTCCAGTATTCAATGA
- a CDS encoding bZIP transcription factor, producing the protein MAFSGSSVSIPQQNQSISDFEQPQSQTEQQHQQQHSQQTFGSNDLQATFASSRVPAANPPFEVDRRSSASTQGQGPHSWQNSPASNQAEGLASPISSVISPHNNTNSPKLPPIDPLVFDSASETKPSLPIEAIESPKRRRGRPRISEDAGPDVVAPKTGAEARQKGSTRRASNTSTSGAIDTGDKRSGAEAKKNKIRARNREAAYKCRKKKQKGVEELQTQEAMAENINKNLNDEAALLRGEILMLKTMVLQHGSCGCSFIEEYISGAAQNLVSSSMAGGASAPASGGGGMQMDNLPCPNGTNEGESYVDWKMFDADTEQGVPSMGAEHS; encoded by the exons ATGGCATTCTCCGGCAGCAGTGTAAGCATACCTCAACAAA ACCAGTCTATAAGTGACTTCGAGCAACCTCAATCACAAACAGagcagcagcaccagcaGCAACATTCACAACAGACATTCGGCAGCAATGATCTACAAGCGACTTTCGCCTCGTCCCGGGTTCCAGCCGCGAATCCTCCTTTTGAAGTAGACCGCCGGTCTTCGGCCTCAACACAAGGGCAAGGTCCTCATTCATGGCAAAATTCTCCTGCCAGCAATCAGGCAGAAGGATTAGCGTCACCAATAAGCTCCGTCATCTCACCACATAATAACACAAATTCACCGAAACTCCCACCGATTGATCCTCTGGTTTTCGATTCCGCAAGTGAAACGAAACCATCTTTACCAATCGAGGCGATAGAATCTCCAAAGCGACGTAGGGGGCGACCGAGGATTTCCGAGGATGCTGGACCAGATGTTGTCGCACCAAAGACAGGCGCGGAAGCACGGCAGAAAGGCAGCACCCGACGAGCCTCAAACACATCAACGAGCGGCGCCATCGACACAGGGGACAAACGCAGCGGCGCCGAAGCCAAGAAGAACAAGATCCGAGCACGGAATCGGGAGGCAGCTTACAAGTGCAGAAAGAAGAAGCAAAAGGGAGTCGAGGAGCTACAAACCCAGGAGGCGATGGCCGAAAACATCAACAAGAACCTCAACGACGAGGCTGCGTTGCTCCGAGGCGAGATCCTCATGTTGAAGACCATGGTGCTTCAACACGGTAGCTGTGGGTGCTCTTTTATCGAGGAGTACATTTCTGGCGCGGCCCAAAACTTGGTATCATCGAGCATGGCCGGGGGCGCTTCGGCACCGGCGTCTGGCGGAGGAGGGATGCAAATGGATAACCTACCATGTCCAAACGGTACGAATG